From a single Phragmites australis chromosome 7, lpPhrAust1.1, whole genome shotgun sequence genomic region:
- the LOC133924140 gene encoding probable BOI-related E3 ubiquitin-protein ligase 2: MAVQARLLSHAFPHDLHAFRAMEDATVGGSVLLDDYGGCVPAAAGIGDMTVLSDFPRSEVTCNYGFVPRKRPRVAAEGILEDQSVVLPPAVTQGLLPVPVGDVQNRAVGSGAASTSGSMADGAIALQSQGILSRLYHQGVEIDVLVRLETERMRAGLEEARRRHARALLAIVERAASGRLRTAEAELERALRRNAELEEKARQMGAEGQAWMGIAKSNEAVASRLRATLDQLLQSSCAATAAAAVGEGEAEDAQSCCFEAPAADANYDDDDVSRSKAAAASCKACSGGQACVLLLPCRHLCLCRACEATVDACPICAAIKNATLHVLVS; encoded by the exons ATGGCCGTGCAGGCGCGACTCCTCTCTCATGCCTTCCCCCACGACCTCCATGCCTTCAG GGCTATGGAGGACGCAACGGTGGGTGGCTCGGTGTTATTGGACGACTACGGCGGGTGCGTGCCGGCGGCAGCGGGGATCGGGGACATGACGGTGCTCAGCGACTTCCCCCGCAGCGAGGTCACCTGCAACTACGGATTCGTGCCGAGGAAGCGGCCGCGCGTGGCGGCGGAGGGTATCCTGGAGGATCAGTCCGTGGTTCTGCCCCCGGCAGTGACGCAGGGGCTGCTTCCAGTGCCAGTCGGGGACGTGCAGAATAGGGCGGTGGGCTCCGGTGCGGCGTCTACCAGCGGGAGCATGGCCGATGGCGCGATCGCTTTGCAGTCGCAGGGCATCCTGTCGCGGCTGTACCACCAGGGCGTGGAGATCGACGTGCTTGTAAGACTCGAG ACCGAAAGGATGCGCGCGGGGCTGGAGGAGGCACGGCGGAGGCACGCCCGAGCGCTACTGGCCATCGTGGAGCGCGCCGCGTCGGGGCGGCTCCGCACGGCGGAGGCTGAGCTGGAACGCGCGCTCCGCCGCAACGCGGAGCTCGAGGAGAAGGCCCGACAGATGGGCGCGGAAGGGCAGGCGTGGATGGGCATCGCAAAAAGCAACGAGGCCGTCGCCTCCCGTCTCCGCGCCACCCTCGACCAGCTCCTCCAGTCATCCTGtgcggccaccgccgccgcggccgtcgGCGAGGGTGAGGCCGAGGACGCTCAGTCGTGCTGCTTCGAGGCGCCGGCTGCCGACGCCaactacgacgacgacgacgtgtCCAGGTCCAAGGCCGCGGCGGCGTCGTGCAAGGCGTGCAGCGGTGGGCAGGCGTGCGTGCTGCTGCTCCCGTGCCGGCACCTGTGCCTGTGCCGGGCGTGCGAGGCCACGGTGGACGCGTGCCCCATCTGCGCGGCCATCAAGAACGCCACGCTCCATGTCCTTGTCTCTTGA